A stretch of Oncorhynchus mykiss isolate Arlee chromosome 12, USDA_OmykA_1.1, whole genome shotgun sequence DNA encodes these proteins:
- the lpar2a gene encoding lysophosphatidic acid receptor 2a — translation MESSGRGNACDYSHNVTFFYDYVGKEISRHWRVRDCVVVVLGLTICLIMILSNIMVMAAILINRRFHFPIYFLLANMAAADLFAGLAYTNLVLNTGPWTIRLSKQQWFIRNALVDMSLTASVANLLAVAVERHQTIITMQLHSKMTKRRVVLLIVCIWAVSIIMGLVPSMGWNCECQLSDCSIIAPLYSRRYMIFWASLNLLTFSVMVAVYARIYVYVRRKGKRMSQHSSHQLRHNETVFNLMKTISIVLGVFVICWTPGLMTLLLDGIMGKDSHALTYEKYCLILAECNSLVNPIIYSFRDEEMRRTFKCILCCLCRRSSDHQGEQSPVEFNTLQPEVDNGCEVKSEKANFTALQLIKTEWRQASSP, via the exons ATGGAGAGCAGTGGCAGGGGAAACGCGTGCGACTACAGCCACAACGTCACCTTCTTCTACGATTACGTAGGTAAGGAGATCAGCAGACACTGGCGTGTCAGGGACTGTGTGGTCGTGGTCCTGGGCCTGACCATCTGCCTCATTATGATCCTGTCCAACATAATGGTGATGGCGGCCATCTTGATCAACCGACGCTTCCACTTCCCCATCTACTTCCTGCTAGCCAACATGGCCGCTGCGGACCTGTTCGCCGGCTTGGCCTACACCAACCTCGTGCTCAACACAGGACCCTGGACCATCAG gcTGTCCAAGCAGCAATGGTTCATTAGGAATGCTCTGGTGGACATGAGCCTGACGGCGTCTGTGGCCAACCTGCTGGCTGTGGCGGTGGAGCGTCACCAGACCATAATTACCATGCAG CTGCACAGCAAGATGACCAAACGGCGGGTGGTGCTGCTGATCGTGTGTATCTGGGCAGTGTCTATCATCATGGGGCTGGTCCCTTCCATGGGGTGGAACTGTGAGTGCCAGCTTAGCGACTGCTCCATCATCGCCCCGCTCTACAGCCGCAG GTATATGATCTTCTGGGCGTCTCTCAACCTGCTCACCTTTTCTGTCATGGTGGCTGTGTACGCACGCATCTATGTCTACGTGAGACGTAAGGGTAAACGGATGTCTCAGCACAGCTCCCACCAACTGAGGCACAACGAGACTGTCTTTAACCTCATGAAGACTATCTCTATTGTACTGG GTGTGTTTGTCATCTGTTGGACACCGGGCCTGATGACTCTGTTGCTAGATGGGATCATGGGTAAAGACAGCCATGCCTTGACCTATGAGAAGTACTGTCTGATCCTGGCTGAGTGTAACTCCCTGGTTAACCCTATTATCTACTCCTTCCGGGACGAGGAGATGAGAAGGACCTTTAAGTGTATCCTGTGCTGCCTGTGTAGGAGGAGCTCTGACCACCAGGGGGAGCAGTCCCCTGTGGAGTTCAACACACTGCAACCAGAG GTAGATAATGGTTGTGAAGTAAAATCAGAGAAAGCCAACTTTACTGCCCTCCAGCTGATAAAGACAGAGTGGCGACAAGCCTCTTCGCCCTGA